One genomic window of Candidatus Pseudobacter hemicellulosilyticus includes the following:
- a CDS encoding FecR domain-containing protein, giving the protein MPIFNDLLQKFIRDELSAEELAAFLAMAKEPDNQLLLKQTLEQYMEAPEFTDLTAGMDMEHQFLQVLKRAGREQPQAAPVQRLSFLRRNWWAAAVLFLLLGAGGFFWWRAAEQQQQLAVQPAPIPPGKEGAILTLADGRQVVLDSLGNGVVALQNGATVVLQNGQLSYSTAGATQEEMSYNTMTTPKGRQFQILLPDGTRVWLNAASSIRFPTVFSQEERLVQVSGEAYFEVTPQSRLPFRVQVGQRASIEVLGTAFNVQAYPDQEAIATTLVQGSVKVNADHSVLLKPGQQALISAAKTIRVEPADIDKVTAWKNGYFNFENTSLREAMKQLERWYDISVEIGQEVPEIDFFGDLSRNVNLAELLEALREVGREAGVQFRIEAGRKLVVEKLQQP; this is encoded by the coding sequence ATGCCTATTTTCAATGACCTTTTACAAAAATTCATCCGGGATGAACTCAGTGCTGAGGAACTGGCGGCCTTCCTGGCTATGGCCAAGGAGCCGGACAACCAGTTATTACTGAAACAGACCCTGGAACAATACATGGAAGCGCCGGAATTCACGGACCTGACAGCCGGCATGGATATGGAACACCAATTCCTCCAGGTACTCAAAAGAGCCGGCAGGGAACAGCCGCAAGCAGCACCCGTGCAACGATTGTCTTTCCTGCGCAGGAACTGGTGGGCGGCTGCTGTACTCTTTCTTTTATTGGGCGCAGGCGGTTTTTTCTGGTGGCGGGCTGCTGAACAACAGCAGCAGCTGGCTGTTCAGCCGGCGCCCATTCCGCCCGGCAAAGAAGGCGCTATCCTTACCCTGGCCGATGGCCGGCAGGTAGTGCTGGACAGCCTGGGCAACGGGGTAGTGGCCCTGCAGAATGGCGCTACCGTAGTATTGCAGAACGGTCAGCTGAGCTATTCAACAGCGGGCGCCACCCAGGAGGAGATGAGCTACAATACCATGACCACCCCCAAGGGCCGCCAGTTCCAGATCCTGCTGCCGGATGGCACCAGGGTATGGCTCAATGCCGCCAGCTCCATCCGTTTTCCCACGGTGTTCAGCCAGGAGGAGCGCCTGGTGCAGGTTTCAGGCGAGGCCTATTTTGAAGTGACGCCGCAAAGCCGGCTGCCCTTCCGGGTACAGGTTGGCCAGCGCGCCAGCATTGAAGTGCTGGGCACCGCTTTCAATGTACAGGCCTACCCGGACCAGGAGGCTATAGCCACCACCCTGGTACAGGGTTCCGTTAAAGTGAATGCAGACCACAGCGTATTGCTGAAACCCGGTCAGCAGGCCCTGATCAGCGCGGCAAAAACTATCCGGGTGGAACCCGCCGACATTGATAAAGTTACCGCCTGGAAGAACGGCTATTTCAATTTTGAAAATACCTCACTGCGCGAAGCCATGAAACAGCTGGAGCGCTGGTACGATATCTCGGTAGAGATAGGGCAGGAAGTGCCGGAGATCGATTTCTTTGGCGACCTCAGCCGGAATGTGAACCTGGCAGAACTGCTGGAAGCCCTCAGGGAAGTGGGCCGGGAAGCTGGTGTGCAGTTCCGGATCGAGGCCGGCAGAAAGCTGGTAGTGGAAAAACTGCAGCAGCCCTGA
- a CDS encoding RNA polymerase sigma-70 factor, which produces MTHNELYNEQELVSAVARGNEAAFKRLFQFYWPRIYSVALVFVKSPELAEDAAQEVFAQLWIKRDLLNNVQAFRPYLYTAARNLLYNRLRSQVFTDGFQDYLQEYFADNLADPAVRLELKEAAELIEAGINQLTPQQQKVFRLSRFQGLSHAEIAAATGLSPRTIKNYMVSANLALRQYLEQYASSLFIACWIEFFL; this is translated from the coding sequence TTGACCCATAACGAACTATACAATGAACAGGAGCTGGTTAGTGCGGTAGCCCGGGGAAACGAGGCTGCCTTCAAGCGTTTGTTCCAGTTTTACTGGCCCCGTATCTATTCGGTGGCGCTCGTTTTTGTGAAATCCCCCGAACTGGCCGAAGATGCCGCCCAGGAAGTCTTTGCCCAGCTCTGGATCAAGCGGGATCTGCTGAACAATGTACAGGCCTTCCGGCCATATCTCTACACAGCAGCCCGGAACCTGCTCTACAACCGGCTGCGCAGCCAGGTATTTACCGATGGCTTCCAGGACTATCTCCAGGAATATTTTGCGGATAACCTTGCAGACCCTGCTGTCCGGCTGGAGCTTAAAGAGGCCGCCGAACTGATCGAAGCGGGCATCAACCAGTTGACGCCGCAGCAGCAGAAAGTATTCCGGTTAAGTCGTTTCCAGGGACTCAGCCATGCCGAGATTGCTGCAGCAACCGGTCTCTCCCCACGCACCATCAAAAATTATATGGTCAGCGCCAACCTGGCCCTGCGCCAATACCTGGAGCAATATGCCTCTTCTTTATTCATTGCCTGCTGGATCGAATTCTTTCTGTAA